The sequence AATACCGGCCATCTCGTGCGTCTCGCCGTCGACGGTCGTCAGCGACTCCGAGAGGGCCATCAGCCCGCCGCACTCGCCGAGCACCGGCAGTCCGTCGGCGGCCCGGTCGGCGAGCGTCGACAGCGCGGGGCCCGCCGAGAGGTCAGCGGCGTGCAGTTCCGGATAGCCGCCGGGGAGGTAGACGCCGTCGCAGTCGGGGAGGTCGTCGCCCGCGGCTGGTGCAAACGTCACGACCTCGGCGCGCTCGCGGAGTCGCTCGCGCGTCGCCGCGTAGACGAACCGGAAGGCGTCGTCGCGGGCGACGGCGATTGTGGGGCGGTTGTCGGCGTGAGCGGCGTCGTCGGCGCGAGTGGACGCGTCGTCCTCGGCCTCGACTGACGCGAACCACTCCGGTTCTCGCGCCGCGTCGACGAGCGCCTCGACGCGGATACCCTCGGCCGCCGCGTCGAGCGCCTCGGCCGACAGCGGCGACTCGTCGCCCATCTCCAGCCCGAGGTGACGTTCGGGGATTTCGAGGCCCTCGCGCGGCGGAATCCGGCCGAAGTAGGTGAGGTCGTCCGGGAGCGCCTCGCGGATGCCCGCCTCGTGTCGTCCTTCGTGCGCGCGCGAGGCGAGGACGCCCGCGACGTCGGTATCGAACCCGGCGCGCGCGGCGTACTCGCGGAAGCCGAGCGCCGTCGCGGCGACGCTCTCCATGCCGGCGCTGGCGTCGACGACGAGGACGACCGGCAGGTCCAGCGTCTCGGCGACGCGGGCGGTGCTGGTGTCGCCGTCGTAGAGGCCCATCATCCCCTCGACGACGCAGATGTCTCCACTGCCGCGGGCGTAGTTGCGGCGCATCCCAGACTCGCCTTCGAGCCACGGGTCGAGCGTCCGCGAGGCGCGCCACGTCGCCGCCTCGTGGTGACTCGGGTCGATGAAGTCCGGCCCGGCCTTCGCCGGTTGGACGACCCGTCCGGTCCGCTGCAGCGCCCGACAGACGGCGAGTGTCGCGACGGTCTTTCCGACGCCGGAAGCGACTCCGGCGATGACGACTCCGTTCATATTCTACTCTAGTGGTTTTACTGCAACTGTATTTGAGTTGTTCGGTGGAGTACCGTTCAGGGGAGTCTGTTCGGTGGAGTACTGCTCGCGTGAGGGTTCTTCGGAGGGGCGGTTTAGGGAAGAGTCGACGGCGACTGTCGGGCGCACCGAGATGCCTCACCCTCCCCAGCCGACTCCTTCGCTCGCGCTCCGCGCTCGCTCAGTCGCCCCTCGCGCATTTCTCGGGCGGACGGAACCGCCCTCCGGCGCGCGCCCGAGCGCCGGTTTGTCGGCGCGACCACTCGCGTGGGGGGAGCCGGACGCGTCTGTGTACCCGACGAGGTCGGGGGAGGTCCGAGGCGGGCGTGGCGGTGCGGGCTCTCGATGTGCTCGGAAGCTGTGTCCGACTCGGTGAACGTACTCTCGAACTCGGTTCAGTCCCGAATGTTATGTCGGTTCCCCGTGAACTCGGTGTCGTGCAATTGAACGGACAGACGGCACTCGTCACCGGCGCGGCATCGGGAATCGGCAGAGCCACCGCTTCGAGACTCGCGGAGGCGGGCGCGCACGTCGTCGTCACCGACGTCGACAGCCGCGGCGGCGAGGAGACGGTCGACCGAATCGAGAGCGACGGCGGGAGTGCGGCGTTTCACGAACTCGACGTGCGCGACCGCGAAGCGTTCGTCTCCGTGGTCGAAGCCGTCGACGAGGAGTCCGGTCTCGACGTGCTCGTCAACAACGCCGGCGTCGGTCACGTCCCGAAACCGGTCGAAGACCTCACCGAAGCCGAGCGCGAGTTCGTCTTCGACGTGAACGTCACCGGCGTCTGGAACGGTTGTGCCGCCGCCTTGCCGACGATGAAGGCCCGCGAGTCGGGCGCTATCGTCAACGTCGCGTCGCTCGCGGGCGTCATCGGGTCGCCGCACCTCGGCGCGTACTCGCTGTCGAAAGGCGCGGTCGTCAACTTCACTCGCACCGTCGCCGTCGAGGCAGGTCCCCACGGCGTCCGCGCGAACGCCGTCTGTCCGGGATTCGTCGAAGGCGGCCTCGGCGAGCAGTATTTCGACTCCTTCGACGACCCCGAAGCGGCGCGCGAACGCTCCCGGCGGGGCTACGCGCTCCGCCGCCTCGGCGAACTCGACGAAGTCGCCGACGCCATCGCCTTCCTCGCCAGCGACCAAGCCTCCTTCGTCACCGGCGAGTCGCTGATGGTCGACGGCGGCTTCTCGATTCAGTGACCGCGTCACTCGACGGCCGCCTCCGGTTCGAGAGCTCCAGACTCGCTCACGCCTCCGTCGCGTCGTCCTCCAGCGACTTCCAGAAGAACGTCGCGGCGACGACGGCCGAGAAGCCCCACACGAGCGTCTGCGCGGGTTTTCCCTCGATGACGAACAGTCCCGCGACGACGAGCGCGAGGAAGAACCAGACGACGTGGAGGAGACGCGTGACGTTCATGGCGGTAGTCCGTGCTGAGTCGCCGCCGGTCAAATCCGTTTCGCTGAGCGGTGACGACTCGGTGGACGTCCCGACCCGCGCTCACTCGATTTTCGAGACGCTCGCCCGTTCGTCGGTGACGACGCCGTAGGGTGCGTCGTCGACGCTCGTCGGCATCTCCTCGTCGG is a genomic window of Haloprofundus halophilus containing:
- a CDS encoding SDR family NAD(P)-dependent oxidoreductase, whose amino-acid sequence is MQLNGQTALVTGAASGIGRATASRLAEAGAHVVVTDVDSRGGEETVDRIESDGGSAAFHELDVRDREAFVSVVEAVDEESGLDVLVNNAGVGHVPKPVEDLTEAEREFVFDVNVTGVWNGCAAALPTMKARESGAIVNVASLAGVIGSPHLGAYSLSKGAVVNFTRTVAVEAGPHGVRANAVCPGFVEGGLGEQYFDSFDDPEAARERSRRGYALRRLGELDEVADAIAFLASDQASFVTGESLMVDGGFSIQ
- a CDS encoding cobyrinic acid a,c-diamide synthase, whose product is MNGVVIAGVASGVGKTVATLAVCRALQRTGRVVQPAKAGPDFIDPSHHEAATWRASRTLDPWLEGESGMRRNYARGSGDICVVEGMMGLYDGDTSTARVAETLDLPVVLVVDASAGMESVAATALGFREYAARAGFDTDVAGVLASRAHEGRHEAGIREALPDDLTYFGRIPPREGLEIPERHLGLEMGDESPLSAEALDAAAEGIRVEALVDAAREPEWFASVEAEDDASTRADDAAHADNRPTIAVARDDAFRFVYAATRERLRERAEVVTFAPAAGDDLPDCDGVYLPGGYPELHAADLSAGPALSTLADRAADGLPVLGECGGLMALSESLTTVDGETHEMAGILPADVTMRDRYQALDHVELRGKEEALTCPEGRTLRAHEFHYSEADPATDARYAFDVVRGKGIDGDHDGLTEYRTLGTYAHVHPESGAFDRFVDEVAATRQRRSVR